Below is a window of Dehalococcoidia bacterium DNA.
CAGGGCCAGCCCAGGCGACCAGTTCCGCTCCATAGCGCACGAGGCCCGGGACCTGTATTCCGAGGTCGGCGGCCTAGCAGGCGACGTCCAGCGTCTCCTCCGGCTCCAGGGCGAGCTCGCGCGCGCCGAGGCGGGCGAGGCCATAGGATTAGCCGGGCGCGGTGCCGGCCTGGGGGCTGCGGCGATAGTTGTCGGGATCATCACGCTGGCCTTCCTGTTCCTGGCGCTCATGTCCGCAGTCAACACGGCAGCGCCGCAGTGGCTGGCGGCGCTCATCACCGCGGGCGTCGCCTTCTTGCTGACGGCTCTCCTCGCCGGGCTGGCGTTGTGGCAGCTCCGCCGCTTCTCCCCGCTGCCCAGGCGCTTCATCAGGTCGGTTCGGGAGGACATCGAATGGGCAGGGGCCCAGATCAGCTCGAGCACCAGATAAGGGAGCACCGCGAAGCGATCAGCCGTCGAATCGACGGCCTCCAGAAACGCGTGCAGGACGACCTGGATCGGGTGAGCGCCGAGTCGCGGATGCGCGCGGACGAGGCGGTCGGCGGGGCCAGGCAGGCCTTCGACGTCGAGTCCCGGGTCCGCGAACGGCCGATGACGACACTGGCTGGCGCCTTCGGCGCCGGGGTCCTCCTGGGCATCGTCACGGACAACGCGAACGGCGGACGGCAAGAAGCGCCGCGCTACCAGCCCGCCGCACAACGGGACGAAGGCTCGCTGCTCGGAGGCTTCGCGGGCTCGCTGTGGGCATTGCTTGGCCCCGGCCTGCAAGAAGAGATCCGGGAATCACTTCGCAACGCCGTGCGTAGCCTCACCGGCCGGGAGGCGAGGCGCGAGCCCGAGCGTGCCACCGATTACGAGCGGAGTTCGATGGCGCACGCGTAAGCGCCAGCCCGCAGCACTGCCAGCCTGCAGTGCGAAAGCGATCCGTAGCATCTGCCTGCGCACTCTGGCGCCCGCTGACTGCTCGCCTGAGTGCACGAGCGTCAACCGCTTGCCTGCGCTCCCAGGTCCTCCTCCGGCGGCACACCGGTGCCGGCGCCGCCGCGCCACAGGCGCCGCATCTCCTCGCTCGTCGCGAGCAGGTCGGCAAGCTTTCCTTGAGCCACGACCCTGCCCTCCTCGAGCAGGATGACGCGGTCCGCACTGCGCAGCGCAGCGTGGCGATTGGAGACCACCAGGCAGGCCGCCTCCGTCGTCGCGAAGAGGCGCTCCCAGAGCAGTCTTTCTGTCTCGACGTCGAGGGCGCTGGAGAGGTCATCGAGCACGAGCAGGTCGGGCTCGCGGACGAAGGCGCGGGCCGCCGCGCCCGCAGCTCGTTGGTTGCCTTCCAACCAATGCTCTCGCTCAGCCAGGCCGCGGCAATCGT
It encodes the following:
- a CDS encoding phage holin family protein, which gives rise to MARDGRASPGDQFRSIAHEARDLYSEVGGLAGDVQRLLRLQGELARAEAGEAIGLAGRGAGLGAAAIVVGIITLAFLFLALMSAVNTAAPQWLAALITAGVAFLLTALLAGLALWQLRRFSPLPRRFIRSVREDIEWAGAQISSSTR